A genomic window from Leptolyngbya sp. BL0902 includes:
- a CDS encoding OFA family MFS transporter encodes MDITYPPAEPTVFGLPAQQGRWLLIPLGIAVLLCLGTVYSWSVFRRPLEAEMGISATASLLPFTLVLVCNAVMMPITGFYMCRLGTRRVAAVGGAIVGLGYLLASLATHIETLTLAYGVVVGIGVGITYGVPMAVVARWFPDRKGLAVGLTIIGFGLSPLVTAPLANTLIADLGVRPTLRIMGITFGLIILAISLTLKLPPQDWHPYDGTIPHSNEAAHHGYPPHMMKSRSFYGLWICYTIGTLVGLTAIGISSPVGQEIININPSLAASSVALFALFNGISRPLFGWLSDRFRPHQVAIASYGLILLACVLMVNAQSGQVALYLVAFCLFWFCLGGWLAIAPTTTLRLFNPDHYAQNYGIVFTAYGVGALVGTLSAGQIRDWFGSYTYAFYPMAVLAIIGIVVAATLLKPDHPHPHA; translated from the coding sequence ATGGACATCACCTACCCCCCTGCGGAGCCAACAGTGTTTGGCCTGCCTGCCCAGCAAGGCCGCTGGTTGCTGATTCCCCTTGGCATTGCCGTGCTGCTGTGCCTGGGGACAGTCTATTCCTGGAGCGTCTTTCGTCGGCCCCTGGAGGCGGAAATGGGGATTAGCGCCACCGCCAGCCTGCTGCCCTTTACCCTGGTGCTGGTGTGCAATGCCGTGATGATGCCGATTACCGGGTTTTATATGTGCCGCTTGGGAACCCGGCGGGTGGCGGCGGTGGGCGGGGCCATTGTGGGTCTGGGCTATCTGCTGGCCAGCTTGGCCACCCACATCGAAACCCTCACCCTGGCCTATGGGGTGGTGGTGGGCATTGGGGTCGGCATCACCTACGGCGTACCAATGGCGGTGGTGGCCCGCTGGTTCCCAGACCGCAAGGGCTTGGCGGTGGGGCTGACGATTATTGGCTTTGGCCTGTCGCCCCTGGTGACAGCTCCCCTGGCCAATACCCTAATTGCCGACCTGGGTGTGCGGCCCACCCTGCGGATTATGGGCATCACCTTTGGCCTGATCATCCTGGCCATCTCCCTCACCCTCAAACTGCCCCCCCAAGACTGGCACCCCTACGACGGCACCATTCCCCATTCCAACGAAGCCGCCCACCACGGCTACCCGCCCCACATGATGAAAAGCCGTTCCTTCTACGGCCTGTGGATTTGCTACACCATCGGCACCCTGGTGGGCCTCACCGCCATTGGTATCTCCAGTCCGGTGGGGCAGGAAATCATCAACATTAACCCCAGTTTGGCGGCGAGTAGTGTGGCCCTGTTTGCCCTATTTAACGGCATCAGTCGGCCCCTGTTTGGCTGGCTCAGCGACCGCTTCCGTCCCCACCAGGTCGCCATCGCCTCCTATGGCCTGATTTTGCTGGCCTGTGTGCTGATGGTGAACGCCCAATCGGGACAGGTGGCCCTGTATTTGGTGGCCTTTTGCCTGTTTTGGTTCTGCCTGGGCGGCTGGCTGGCCATTGCCCCCACCACCACCCTGCGCCTGTTCAACCCCGACCACTACGCCCAAAACTACGGCATCGTCTTCACCGCCTACGGGGTGGGTGCCCTGGTCGGCACCCTCAGCGCCGGACAAATTCGCGACTGGTTCGGCAGCTATACCTACGCCTTTTACCCCATGGCGGTGCTGGCCATCATCGGCATTGTCGTCGCCGCCACTCTGCTAAAGCCCGATCATCCCCACCCCCACGCTTAG
- a CDS encoding Ycf34 family protein, with protein MCICVNCHYVDRCTTYHAVEGQHQQPHLTEVPSFEPVEPSINVNIRQRGEDIEMEWDVVGCESFQEETGKWAKLRPGELVPT; from the coding sequence ATGTGCATTTGCGTAAACTGCCACTATGTTGACCGCTGCACCACCTACCACGCAGTGGAAGGCCAACATCAACAGCCTCACCTCACAGAGGTTCCCAGCTTTGAACCCGTGGAACCCAGCATCAATGTCAACATTCGCCAACGGGGCGAAGACATTGAAATGGAATGGGACGTGGTCGGTTGCGAAAGCTTCCAGGAAGAGACGGGCAAATGGGCTAAGCTACGCCCTGGAGAACTGGTGCCGACTTAG